GCGCTTCGACAAAGCTGACGATCTCGCGGCGGATGTCGCCGCTCAGGAATTCGGCGAATTCGGCAGCGTCCTCGCTCAGACTGTGACGAAGACCGTCAAGCGCCGTTTCCGCCTCCAGCGGGACCAGGGTAACCACTTCGTCATCGTCAAGCGCAACCAGGGTCCGCCCCCGGGCAACCGGGGCAAGCTTGGCAGCCAGCGCTGGCGCGGCGGCAGGCTTGGCAGGGTAGCGTGAAATCAGAACCAGTTCTGCAGGCATGTCCATCTCCTTGAAACATCTCGCTGAAAGGCCCGCACCCAAGGATAGATTCTTGAGTTCGACGAACATCTCAGCGTTGCAAGGGAACAGATGGCATTTTCCTGTTTTGAAATCTGTAGGTAAAATCGTAAACTAGTTTTCCAAAAATGGAAAAAAAGGATATGCGCGGAAATCGGTCAGTAGCCCCTTAGACGGGTGCGGTTGGAATGCACCAGCTCGGCGAGAAAGTCGGCAAGCGCACGCGTTCGTCTGGACTGTGCAAGGTCGGATTGAATGACAAGATAGATCGGCTGATCTATCCCGATATTCGCGTTCAGGCAGACCAGCCCGGCATCCGCCGCAAGGAAATGCGGCAGCACCGCCAGGCCCAGGCCGGCCGCAGCCGCCGTGACCTGCGTCGACAGAGAGGTGGTGGTCAGCGCCGGCGCCCGGCCACGCAGCATCCGCTCGGCCCATTGCGCCGCTGGCAGATGCGACTGTCCTTCGCCCCAGGAGATGAAGGCGTCCGTTTCATAACTGCCCCGATCCGTTCCCGGATTGCGGCCCTGCACATAGGCCTCGCTTGCATATAGCCCGTACCCCAGCGTTCCCAGGCGCTGCAGGGTCACGTTCCCACGTTGGGGTTTGACCATCCTCAGGGCAAGATCCGCGTCACGCCTGTGCACGTTCACGGTGGTGATGTCGGTTACGATCTCGACCATCAACCCCGGAAAGCGGGCTTGGAACTCGGGCAGAGCGGGAATGATCAGCCCGCTTGCAAAGTTCTCGGCAGTGGCCAGCCGAACCTTGCCGGTCAGTTGGGCCTGCAACTTTGCGCCGGTGCTCAGCGCAATCGCCGCATTCTCCATGGCCTCGGCCTTTTCGATCAGATCGCTGCCGTCTTCGGTCAATTGATAACCGGACTGATGGCGCACAAAGAGAGGAACCCCCAAGGCCTCTTCCATCCGGTCGATCCGGCGCGACAGGGTCGCTATGCCGATATGCAGCGCGCCAGCCGCGGCGCTGAGCGTCCCGTGCCGGGCAACCGCCAGAAAGGCACGCGTATCGTCCCAGACCAGAGAGCGCCCGGATGGTTTTCCGATAATGGAAATCGTATTCCCAATGTTCTCTGGTTTTTCCATAATCAACACATGCCATGCTTGTGTCCTGTCATGCAAGGAGGGCAAATATGCTAAGACGTAAACTTGGGCAGGATCTCGAGGTTTCAGCCATCGGTCTGGGCTGCATGGGGATGAGCGAATTCTACGGCCCCCGAGACGACGAGAAATCGCTGGACGTCATGTCGCGTGCGGTCGTGCTGGGGATCGACTTTTTCGATACGGCGGACATGTACGGCCCACATCACAACGAAGAGCTGATCGGCACGTTTCTGCGTCAGAGCCGGGCCCGCATCCAGGTTGCAACCAAGTTCGGGATTGTCCGCAACCCCGGAGAATACAAGCGCAGCCTGGACAACAGCGCAAGCTACGCCCGAACCGCCTGCGAAGGATCGCTTCGCAGGCTGGGGGTCGACTGCATCGACCTGTACTATGTGCATCGCGTCAACACGAACCAGCCCATCGAGGAGACGATGGAAGGCCTCGCCGCATTGGTGAAGGAAGGCAAGATTGCCCGCATCGGCCTTTGCGAGGTCAGCGCCGAGACCCTTCGCAGGGCGCATGCAGTGCACCCGGTGACGGCGGTCCAGACCGAGTATTCTCTTTGGTCGCGCGAGGTAGAGAACTCGGTTCTGCCGACATGTCGCGCGCTTGGAATTGGATTTGTGCCCTATTCCCCGCTCGGGCGTGGCTTTCTGACCGGGCGGTTTCAATCCCCCGATGAGATCACAGACGGCGATTTCCGGGCCTCTCTGCCCCGGTTTGCCGAAGACGCGATCACGCAGAACCGCAGCATTTCGAATGTCATCGCCGCCATCGCCGCGGAAAAGGGCTGTTCGCAAGCGCAGCTTTCCCTGGCCTGGTTGCTGGCAAAGGGGGACAACATCGTTCCGATCCCCGGCACCAAGCGGCGCAGATATCTCGAAGAAAACGCGGCTGCGGCCTCGATCACCCTCACCGGAGAGGAGATCGCGCGGCTCGAAGCCTCCATCGCAGAGTTGCCCATCATCGGCGAGCGCTACACCGCCGAAGGCATGAAGGGCGTGGACGCATGAAACCGACGCACGGAATCGAACGCGATACGCTGGCTCTGGCGATCCTGGATCAGCTGGAGAGCGGCGCGTCAGAGCGGGTCTCGAACAATCTGGATGCCTTTGATGCAAGCGCGACCGAACTGATCCTCGGTTTCTCGTTTGCAGACGTCCTGAGCAGGGAGGGCATCGACCTCAGGACTCGCGAAATGCTGACAGTTGCGATGCTTGGCGCAAAGGGAACTGCTCCTGGCCAGCTCGATTTTCACATGCGTGCTGCGCTGAACTGCGGCGTGACCAGACCGGAAATTGTGGAAATCATCTATCAGATCGCAGTCTACGCCGGCGTGCCTGCCGCCATGAACGCCATCACATCGGCCAAAAAGGCCTTTGAAGCGGCAAACATCTGACGCGTAAACCGGAGTTTATCCATGTCTCAATATTCTCAACGTGCCACCTGGCGCGCCTGGCTGGCTATTGCCGCGCTCGGCACGGGCAGCTTCTCGATCGTGACGGCAGAACTGGCGCCGATCGGGCTTTTATCCCAGATCGGGGGAGATCTCGGCGTCTCGACCGCCAAGGTGGGGCTGATCGTGACGCTCTATGCCTGGATCGCCGCCGCGGCGGCTCTGGCGTCGGCCATCTGGCTCGGCGGTCTGCCACGGCGCCCGCTGCTTGTCGGGCTGATGGCGGTTCTGGCGGCCTCAGGATTTGCCACCTCCTATTCTGGCTCCTTCGCCGGGCTGATGAGCGCACGGATTATCGGTGCTGTCGCCCACGGGGCTTTCTGGGCCATGATCGGCACGCTTGGGGCGCAGATCGTGCCTGCGCGCCAGGTCGGCGTGGCGACGTCGATCATCTTCGGAGGCGTCTCGGTTGCCAGCGTGCTGGGCGTTCCGCTTGCCAACCTGGTCGGCACCAGCGAAGGCTGGCGCAGCTCGTTCCTGATCATCGGCTGGCTTTCGCTGGCAGTCGCCTTGGCCGTATTGGTCACCGTACCCGCAGTGCAGGGCACCGGCAGGATCGGAACCCAGGCCCTGTTTCGCATTCTGTCGAACCGCCGCTTCCAACGCATTTTTCTTGCGACGCTCTTTGCCGTCACCGCCCACTTCATGGCATTTACCTATGTCGAACCGTTTCTGGCGAACGCTAGTGCGATACCGGTCCGGGCGATCGCACCGCTCTTGTTCACCTTTGGGGCGGCAGGCATCGCGGCCAATATGCTGACCGCCGCCCTGATCGACAACTGGCTCAAGCGCATTGTGACGCTGTCTTTGTTGCTGGCCGCTGCCGCTCTTGGCGTTCTGGCCCTTTTCGGACCTCAGCTCGACCTCTACGGTGCGGGGCTGGCGCTGATCGTCTGGGGTGGCTCGATCTCGGCCATACTGGTTGGTTTGCAGACCTGGGTTCTGAAGGAAGCCGGCGCAGATGCCTTGCAGGCTTCGGCCATCTATGTCGCCCTTTTCAATGGCGCGATCGGGTTGGGCGCAGCGATAGGCGCCGCCTTGCTTGGTGTGACAAGCCTGCCGGGCCTGTTCCTGTGCTCGGCGCTCCTTATCGGTATTGGCATCGTCAGCGTTATCTCTTTGGCCGAACCGCAAATGTCGCCTGCTGAATGATCAAAGCGTCGCGGTTAGAACATGCGGACTGGAGGCGTGCTGGCCCCTTGCCCCATCGAGTTCAGCCAGCGCAAAGGCTCACGGCAGGGGCAGGGGCGTTCAAGCGGCTGAACAGTGCGATGCGTATCTGGATTTCGGCGGCGCATCTTCGCCTTGGCCCGGCTGCGGGCGCGATAACCTGACGAGCGTTTCCGGCGGTTGCGGCTGGGCGGTCTTCCTTCGACAACCGGCCCTGCTTGCGGATCGGGATGATCGGGACGGCGAAGATAATGCCGAAAGGCCGGATGACGCCCGGCATCCGGCCTTTTGCCCAGTTCGCAGCACTGGCGGCCTAACAGAGGACTTTGAAAGGCCTTCCGTGATTTGCACTGAGGTTTGAGACGAGAACCACTCAACCTTATCCGAAGGCGCGCGGCCTGTGCGGTGCGCCGGTCAGCGACGGCCTCGATTTGTCGTGAATTTGCGGCGGTTTCTTGTGGATTTTGTCGGGGTTTCGTAGGCTGAGCGGGATGTTTTCAGATGATTGGACCCTGACCGTGAGCCCGAAATCCCCGCCATCCGGCCCCGCCAAGCCCATCGCCACGCCGATCGTCTCGTCCGATCACCTGGCCGGCACCGATCAGGGCTGGCAGTTCAGCGAGCTCGAATACGCGATGACGATGACCTATAACGCCTTTTCGCGCTGGATGACCCATTGCATGAAGGCGGTGGGGTACAAGGATTTCAACCCGCTCGACATTCTGGTGCTGCACAATGTCAACCATCGCGGCAAGGAGAAGCGGCTGTCCGACATCGCCTTTATGCTGAATGTCGAGGACAATCATACCGTCAATTATGCGCTCAAGAAACTGGCCAAGGCGGATCTGGTCGTGGGGCGCAAGGTGGGCAAGGAGATGTTCTATTCCACCAGCGATCAGGGGCGGCAGGTCTGCGAGGCCTATCGCGATGTGCGCAAGGCCTGTCTGCTGGATGCGGCCGAGGCGACCGACCGCGACTATGACGAGATCAGCCATGTGGCGCGGGTGCTGCGCAGTGTCTCGGGCCTTTATGATCAGGCGTCCCGCTCGGCGGCGTCACTGTAAGATCGGGGCAGTCGCGCCTGCTTGACCGGCGTCCCACCACCTTCGGGTGGGTACCGGCCCTAGCGATCCGGCTCCAGCGCGGGTCCCTTGGGGGCGGGGGACGGCCCGGCATCGGGGCGCGGATTTGCAGCGCGCAGCACCGGCGAACGGGTCGAGACATTGGCCCGGCTCTCGCGCCAGACCACGAACAGGCCCGAGGCGATGATGATTCCCGCCCCCAGCGCCACCCAGCCATCGGGCCGCTCGCCAAACAGCACCGCGCCCAGAAGCGTGGCCCAGACGATCTGGGAATACTGGATCGGCGAGACCACCGCCGGCGGCGCCGCGCGATAGGCCTGGATGATCAGGTGCTGGGCGGCAAAGGACATCACCCCCACCAGCGCCATCATCCCCAGATGCACCAGCTCTGGCGGGCGATAGACCAGCGGCTGCATCGCGCCCATGGCCAGCGCCCCCAGCAGCATCGGATAGAGGATCAGCACCGCCGAGCGTTCGCTATTGCCGATCTTGCGCACAAGGATCGTGGCCAGCGCCGAGCAGACCGCTGCCGTCAGCGCCGCCAGGTGGCCCAGGGTCAGCGCGCTCATGCCGGGGCGCAGCACGATCAGCACCCCGATCAGGCCGATGCCCACGGCGGCCCAGCGTTGCGCGCGCACCACCTCTCCCAGCAGGGGCACCGACAGGGCGGTGACCAGCAAGGGAAAGGTGAAGAGCAGCGTATAGACCTCGGTCAGCGGCAGCTGGGAAAAGGCATAGAAGGCCGAAACCATCGACCCCACCATCAGCCCCGAACGCAGCAGGACAAGGCCCGGATTGTTGGGCCGGAACGTGTCCACCCGCCGGTCGGCCAGCATGGTCACGGTGATCGGCACAAAGGAAAACAGGGTGGCGAAGAAGATGATCTGGAACACCGAATAGCCCGCCCCCAGCGCCTTGATCAGCGCATCGTGAAGCGAGAAGACGGCAAATCCGGCCAGGGCATAGGCCATGCCCTGCAGGGGTGCGGCGGGTCTGCTCACGATATCGGATCCTGTGGTGGCCTGCGCCCGGGATGGCGCCTTTGCTGCATAGCGCCGTTTGCGCTCACACAAAAGGGGCAGGCATGCGCCGCGCACATGGCGGCAATCCCAAAACGGTGGATGTCATGCGGGCCCGGCCCGCTTATGTGACGGCGATCATTCAACGCGGCGCCGCCGCCCTTGGACCCCGGCCAGATCATGAACCAGTTCGACATTCCCCACCTGCGCCAGGCGCAGATCGACGCTTATCATCGCAAGGCCGAGCGCCTGCGTGCTCAGGCCCTGCGCGATGGCATCGCCATGCTGGGCCGGGCCGTGATGCGCCTTGTAGCCTCCTTGCGCCTGGCCCCCCGCCGCCAACCGGCGCGGTAAAGCGGCGCCTTTTCCCAATCACTTTGCCGCAATTACTCCGGCGGAGTCACCGCAGGGGACGGGGGCAGCGCCCCCAGCCGCCCTCAGCCCAATGCGGCAAAGCCCGCGTCCAGCGCCGACAGGATGTCCGCGACATCCTGCGCGCTCAGCACCAGCGGCGGTGACAGGATGATATTGGGGCCTGAAACCCGCAGCATCACCCCGGCCCCATAGGCCGTCTCGTAGACGGTGTTCATCATGGCGGCGCCGGCGGGGGCCTTGCTGGCCCGGTCCGCGACCACCTCTAGTGCCGCCATCAGCCCGTGACCGCCGCGCACATCGCCGATCATCTCGTGTTTGGCGGCCAGCGCCTGTAGGCCGTTGAACAGTTCTTCGCCGCGTGTGGCGGCATTCTCGGCCACATTGGCCTTTACCGTTTCCTTCAGGCAGACCACCGCCGCCGCCGCGCCCACCGGGTGACCGGAATAGGTATAGCCGTGGCTGATTGCGCCCTTGCCGCTGGTGTCGCCCTCGAACACCTCGGTCATGCGGGTGCCGATCAGCACCGCGCCAAAGGGGAAATAGCCGTTGGTGATCGCCTTGGCAGTGCACATCATGTCCGGTTGCACCCCCCACAGACGCGACCCTGACCAGGCGCCGGTGCGGCCGAATGCGGTGATCACTTCGTCGGCGATCAGCAGGATGCCGTTGCGGTCGCAGATCTCGCGCACCATCGGCATGAAGCTTTCATGTGGCGGGATCACCCCGCCCGCGCCCAGGATCGGCTCCATGATGAAGGCGGCGATGGTCTCGGCCCCCTGAAAGGCGATCTCGTCCTCCAGCGCCTGCGCGCACAGCTGCGCCAGCCGCGCGGGGTCGGTCTCGTTGAACGGGTTGCGATAGGTATAGGGGGCGGGAATGTGGAAACAGCCGGGCAGCAGCGGTTCGTAATCGGTGCGGAACTTGTTGTTGCCATTGACCGAGGCGCCGCCGAAATGGGTGCCGTGATAGCCCTTTTTCAGCGACAGGAACTTGGTGCGCTGGGGCTGTCCGCGCAGCTTGTGATATTGCCGTGCCAGCCGCAGCGCGGTCTCGACACTGTCCGAACCGCCCGAGGTATAGAACACCCGCTGGATGCCTTCCTCGGCGAAGAAGTCGCACAGGTCATAGGCCAGTTCGATGGCGGCATCGTTGGTGGTGCCGCGGAAGGTCGAGTAATAGGGCAGGCTGTCGAGCTGCCCGGTTATCGCCTGTTTCACCGCGTCGTTGGAATAGCCCAGATTGACGTTCCACAGCCCGCCGACCGCGTCGATCGTCTCGTGCCCGTCGATATCGCGGATTCGCACACCCGCCGCGCCGGTGATGATCTTGGGCGGGTTGGCCTGGGCATCGGCGGGGTGAGTCATCGGCTGCCAGAACTGGCGAGCGTTGTTTTCCTTGATGAAATTGGCGGTTTTCATCGGTTCCTCTCCCTTTGCGGCGGCAGGTCTCATTGGCTCATGCTTGACACAGGGTTTTCTGTATGACAAGCATTTTATGAAACGATGGTTTGAATAATGAACCGATAGGGATGGAGGATCCCCGCCATGGATCAGGCAGCTATCGACGCCCTGCGGACCCGGGTGATCCCGCCGCGCGGCCATGTGATCGGCGGGCGCGTCGAGGGTGGGGGAGAGACGCTTGACGTGATCTCGCCCATCGACGGCAGCGTCCTGACCCAGATCGCCCGGGGCGGCGCGCGCGAGGTTGCGCAGGCGACCGCAGCCGCGCGCCATGCGTTCACCTCCCGCATCTGGGCCGGGCAACCGCCAGCCGCCCGCAAGAAGGTGCTGACCCGCCTTGCCGAGTTGATCGAGGGTGAGGCGCTGGACCTTGCCGTGCAGGGGGTGCGCGACAACGGCACCGAGAT
This Ruegeria pomeroyi DSS-3 DNA region includes the following protein-coding sequences:
- a CDS encoding LysR family transcriptional regulator produces the protein MEKPENIGNTISIIGKPSGRSLVWDDTRAFLAVARHGTLSAAAGALHIGIATLSRRIDRMEEALGVPLFVRHQSGYQLTEDGSDLIEKAEAMENAAIALSTGAKLQAQLTGKVRLATAENFASGLIIPALPEFQARFPGLMVEIVTDITTVNVHRRDADLALRMVKPQRGNVTLQRLGTLGYGLYASEAYVQGRNPGTDRGSYETDAFISWGEGQSHLPAAQWAERMLRGRAPALTTTSLSTQVTAAAAGLGLAVLPHFLAADAGLVCLNANIGIDQPIYLVIQSDLAQSRRTRALADFLAELVHSNRTRLRGY
- a CDS encoding aldo/keto reductase — its product is MLRRKLGQDLEVSAIGLGCMGMSEFYGPRDDEKSLDVMSRAVVLGIDFFDTADMYGPHHNEELIGTFLRQSRARIQVATKFGIVRNPGEYKRSLDNSASYARTACEGSLRRLGVDCIDLYYVHRVNTNQPIEETMEGLAALVKEGKIARIGLCEVSAETLRRAHAVHPVTAVQTEYSLWSREVENSVLPTCRALGIGFVPYSPLGRGFLTGRFQSPDEITDGDFRASLPRFAEDAITQNRSISNVIAAIAAEKGCSQAQLSLAWLLAKGDNIVPIPGTKRRRYLEENAAAASITLTGEEIARLEASIAELPIIGERYTAEGMKGVDA
- a CDS encoding carboxymuconolactone decarboxylase family protein — translated: MKPTHGIERDTLALAILDQLESGASERVSNNLDAFDASATELILGFSFADVLSREGIDLRTREMLTVAMLGAKGTAPGQLDFHMRAALNCGVTRPEIVEIIYQIAVYAGVPAAMNAITSAKKAFEAANI
- a CDS encoding MFS transporter, producing MSQYSQRATWRAWLAIAALGTGSFSIVTAELAPIGLLSQIGGDLGVSTAKVGLIVTLYAWIAAAAALASAIWLGGLPRRPLLVGLMAVLAASGFATSYSGSFAGLMSARIIGAVAHGAFWAMIGTLGAQIVPARQVGVATSIIFGGVSVASVLGVPLANLVGTSEGWRSSFLIIGWLSLAVALAVLVTVPAVQGTGRIGTQALFRILSNRRFQRIFLATLFAVTAHFMAFTYVEPFLANASAIPVRAIAPLLFTFGAAGIAANMLTAALIDNWLKRIVTLSLLLAAAALGVLALFGPQLDLYGAGLALIVWGGSISAILVGLQTWVLKEAGADALQASAIYVALFNGAIGLGAAIGAALLGVTSLPGLFLCSALLIGIGIVSVISLAEPQMSPAE
- a CDS encoding winged helix DNA-binding protein — its product is MSPKSPPSGPAKPIATPIVSSDHLAGTDQGWQFSELEYAMTMTYNAFSRWMTHCMKAVGYKDFNPLDILVLHNVNHRGKEKRLSDIAFMLNVEDNHTVNYALKKLAKADLVVGRKVGKEMFYSTSDQGRQVCEAYRDVRKACLLDAAEATDRDYDEISHVARVLRSVSGLYDQASRSAASL
- a CDS encoding DMT family transporter; translation: MSRPAAPLQGMAYALAGFAVFSLHDALIKALGAGYSVFQIIFFATLFSFVPITVTMLADRRVDTFRPNNPGLVLLRSGLMVGSMVSAFYAFSQLPLTEVYTLLFTFPLLVTALSVPLLGEVVRAQRWAAVGIGLIGVLIVLRPGMSALTLGHLAALTAAVCSALATILVRKIGNSERSAVLILYPMLLGALAMGAMQPLVYRPPELVHLGMMALVGVMSFAAQHLIIQAYRAAPPAVVSPIQYSQIVWATLLGAVLFGERPDGWVALGAGIIIASGLFVVWRESRANVSTRSPVLRAANPRPDAGPSPAPKGPALEPDR
- a CDS encoding RSP_7527 family protein, giving the protein MNQFDIPHLRQAQIDAYHRKAERLRAQALRDGIAMLGRAVMRLVASLRLAPRRQPAR
- a CDS encoding aspartate aminotransferase family protein, coding for MKTANFIKENNARQFWQPMTHPADAQANPPKIITGAAGVRIRDIDGHETIDAVGGLWNVNLGYSNDAVKQAITGQLDSLPYYSTFRGTTNDAAIELAYDLCDFFAEEGIQRVFYTSGGSDSVETALRLARQYHKLRGQPQRTKFLSLKKGYHGTHFGGASVNGNNKFRTDYEPLLPGCFHIPAPYTYRNPFNETDPARLAQLCAQALEDEIAFQGAETIAAFIMEPILGAGGVIPPHESFMPMVREICDRNGILLIADEVITAFGRTGAWSGSRLWGVQPDMMCTAKAITNGYFPFGAVLIGTRMTEVFEGDTSGKGAISHGYTYSGHPVGAAAAVVCLKETVKANVAENAATRGEELFNGLQALAAKHEMIGDVRGGHGLMAALEVVADRASKAPAGAAMMNTVYETAYGAGVMLRVSGPNIILSPPLVLSAQDVADILSALDAGFAALG